The Astatotilapia calliptera chromosome 22, fAstCal1.2, whole genome shotgun sequence region AGTGTGATGTCTCTGCAGATATCCAATCTGATCACAAATGAtgcattcatttctcttttgatttCTCCTTCAGCAAATCTTATCCAACAGTTGTTTTGTCACTTGACATTTATCGATGTGTTGATGCACGTGTCCTCACAGGAAGTGTAAAGATATCCCTCCGTCCTTTAAGCAGTTCTTCAGCTCTGCTCAGGCTCTGACGTCCGTCAGTCTGTCAGGAACCAAGCTGCCTCTGGAGGCTCTGAAGTAAGACTGTGATTTAAACGACACATATTCTGTACACGTTTCACATGAAAGCAAATTTGTCTCTGAAGCGGTTTGACGCTGAAGTAAGTGCTTCAGTCGCTTTGGTCATGTTTGAGCGTAACAGGTCTCCTGTTAGTGTTTTCAGTATAACGTTTAGCTGATTTCTGGAAACCTCAGGGATGTGTTGCTgttcacacagagacagatgttAATAAAAGGAAGGATAACCTGGAAAAAGTGACACTGATGTCTGTAAGTCACACTCGCTGATTCATTTGTGTCTCTGCAGATCTTTGCTGTTGGGACTCGGCTGCAACCCGAACCTCAGCGACGTGTCTCTGGACCTCAGCTGCTGTGAGGTAAGACTGCAGCACGCTGCGTGAGTGTGGAGACtacatgttgttgtgatttgttctACACAGATAAAGTAAACTGGAAGTATTGGAAAAGTGTTTACAGCGACTGTCTTCTGCTCCAGCTGCGTTCTGGAGGCTCCCAGATCCTGGAGGGTTGTATTGCTGAGATTCCCAACATTACCAGTCTGGATATTTCTGACAATGGTGTGGAAATTTTACTTTTAGTATTAAAGCTGCTCCTGTACATGCTTTGACTGTGATCTTGGTTCATTCATGTTTCCGTGCTGCCTCACGCAGGCCTGGATATGGATCTGACCACCCTGCTCGTGTGGCTGGCCAAGAACCGCTCCATCAGGCATCTTTCACTGGGCAAAAACTTTAACAACATCAAGACCAAGTGGGTGACAGACAAGCCACAAACATGGGTTTGCACTCTTTGTTTCACTGCGGCACAATTACTCACCTGGTAACGTTTCCTACAGGAATGTGGCTCAGGTCCTGGACAATCTGGTTCATATGATTCAAGAAGAGGAATCCGTAAGAAACTTTAAACACTAAATTCGTGTTTAAGGCTTTAAATTCatcctgttttgattttaaacaCTCAAAATGTGTCCGTTGCGTCCCCGTTTGCAGCCACTGACCTCGCTGTCCCTGGCTGATTCCAAACTCAAGGCCGACCTCTCCATCGTCCTCAACGCTCTGGGCAGCAACACCTCTCTGACCAAACTGGACATCAGTGGAAACTCCATGGGAGACATGGGGGCTAAGATTCTGGCCAAAGCCCTGCAGATCAACACTAAGCTCAGGTGAGCTCAGGTGTTTCATCTTTAACTCGTGTTGTGGTGAACATCAAGAAGTTGAAGAGGATTTTAATGTCCTACAGCGATGAGCGTGGGAATCTCAAAAACATCCTGACAATCTTTTCATTTCTAAAAGTTTCTCATAGAGGATACTAAAAgagttattttccttttttggctgattagtttttatatttgttttgtatcTGCAGGACGTTAGTGTGGGACAGGAACAACCTGAGCCCGCAGGGGCTGCAGGATGTCGCTGCCGCTTTGGAGAAGTGAGTGTCCAGGAAGGCACAGCTGCCAGCTTTAAAGCCCAGCCCCGGCTTTGGTGTTGTGTGAGTGAATCAAATGTGGTTTTTCCCCATCAGGAACTACACCATCCGTTTCATGCCTGTTCCCATCATGGATGCTGCTCAGGCGCTGAAGGCAAATCCAGAGAAGACGGAGGACGCCTTGTTCAAGGttttggttttctctgttttggtcGTGTAAAGATCATTTCTGTGTGATCTCACCGTGTGTTTCCTCGTGCAGATGGAGCAGTACCTGCTGAGGAACCACGAGACGCGTAAATACCTGCAGGAGCAGGCGTACAGACTGCAGCAGGGAATcgtcaccaccaccacacagCAGGCAGGCGCAGCACAGATTTCTCTCTTGGTCTTTTGCAACAACTGTTGTGTGTTTAAGAAACAGATCTGTCAGAgaggatgtatctacaataaaacctcccccagcacagagcggctgcagaggtggtcaggatcaaaggaatggctttgatcctactgcttgaaCTCAGACTTTACaagtttaagaaacacaatgacacATTCAACAATTTGActtaacagttttattgattacaaaatatgccatatcggattcatatcggtatcggcagatatccaaatttatgatatcagaATCGGTATCGTTCCATCTCTACTCTGTACTgacttttatttaattgtacAGATCAAAGggactttaaataattaaagtaTTCAAAATATCGCGTGCAGTGttgtctgacctttgacctctgtgaTGCAGATGATGGACATGATGTGTGTGAGGGTGCAGGATCATCTGAACTCTCTGAGGTTCACAGAGACCAGCGCCGTTCAGGAGGACATGAAGGTGGCCGAGAACCTCATGAGGGATGCCAGAAACTCCAAAACCGTAAGAACGTGCAGCTCACCTCAGATCCACCAACACTAACAGCACAGCCTGTGTGCGGCATGGAGACCGACCCAGATGCTCCTCACTCATATCCTTTACTTTTTATCGCAGCTGCTTCCCAACCTGTACCACCTGAAGAGTGCAGGCTCCACAGGTACGTGTGTCGGAGCTATTCAGGATAAACTGGAGTCGATGGCTGGAGAGATAGCTGCAGTGATGGACGACCAGCTGCAGGTAAGAACGGCCATTTTTACCCCTGAAACGTGGCTCTAATCTCGGCTGTGTGACGGGAAAGCAAGTCGAGCCTTAAACTCTTAACTCGCTCACCTCAGACGATGCTGAGGTCCATGGTGGAGGCTGCAGAGGCCCTGTGTCCTAATGTGATGAAGAAGAGCAGCCTTCGCCAGGAGCTGCTGAAGGCCGGTGGGGGGAGGATGACCATTCCTCGCAGCTTTGCCACCACCACGCTGCTGGAGCAGTCCGGGGTCGACATCATCAATAAGATCAGGTCTGAAATGCAAACGAGGTTCCTTAAAAACACTTAAAGAGCTTCTGATCctcagcacacacacttttttaaaattgtaaaatCTTTTAATACCTTTTGATCTTAATATCCTGGGCACATGTGTAACACGTGTCTTATGTCGCCCGTGTGTGACAGTGAAGTGAAACTCGCCGTTGCCTCGTTTCTCTCTGATCGCATCGTGGATGAGATCCTGGAGTCTCTGTCCAGATCACAGCACACTCTGGTTGGTGTCCTCTTCACCTTCACCTCCACcacctttctttttctcctcgtcGAGGTCTTCCTGGTTATCCCTCGTTATCTTTCTCTGGCTGTTTTCAGGCTGACCATCTGATCAGAAAGGACCAACCTCTGGTGCATCACAAGCCCCATTTGGAGATGGAAGTCTTAGATGAGACAGTTCTGCAGCCAGAGAGCTACGACCAGGATCAGAACCAAGATCGGGGAAATGACCTGGACGATATGGACTCCATGGTAGGAAAACACTAGTATGAATGATGTGCTACGAATGTTTCAAAGTCATCAGTAACAGAGCACAAGCTTGCCACATGAAGCAGGATTTAAAGAAAACAGGTCTGTTAATCCGTTCAAAGTGATCTCCTtgggccccgcccctccctgagcccctccccccgcccctccctgagcctggttctgctggaggtttcttcctgttaaaagggagtttttccttcccactgtcaccaaagtgcttatTCACAGGGGGTCTTTTCTCTGTATCCATTAttttagggtctaccttacaatataaagcaccttgaagcgactgttgttgtgatttggagctttataaataaaactgaattgaatttcaaACATACAAACTTGAAGACAGAGGCAGGAGATCATTTtctgctctgggtctaaacttcTTACATCTACAACATGGAGGAGGAGAATTCACCTCGAAGAGTGAGACTTCCACAGATGTGTGTGAGTACAGCAGAGACCTGGGAGCGGTGTTAGCGCTGCGCTAGGAGGTCACCTTGATGGGTTAACAGCTAAGCCCAAAtctcctgtgtttgtttttatggctGTACTCGTGAGAGTTTCACGTATTtgtgtgacaataaaaaaaataatgattaacAAAAATACTTTGCTGTTTAGATGATACCCAAGTCCAAGAGGAAGAGCATTCTGGTCAGGATGCTGAGGCCCGTGTCTGTGGCGTTTGGTAAGTAACATGTTGAGTCAGGCGCCGGTGACCCTTTGAACCTGGAGGAGGTGGGAAATAAACAGTATGGAGACAGTCGGCAAGCATTTCATCCAGACGGGGAAAAGTGAACTAGATAAACAAATCTACTCATTACTGTTAGTCACTGATGAGACTGACGTCTAAGCATGTAGaaactcttcaaaataaaatataatacagCTCCTTATAAGGctttagaccaggggtgtcaaacatcaGGCTCGCGGACCAGAATCAGCCTGGCAGAAGTGAAGAAGGACACAGATttgaactgtattttcataagtttACAATCTGTCTTCTAGTTGTTTCATGTCTTGTGTATCCAGTATCATGGGACAAAATATAACACAACATCTTAGCGTGAGGACCTGCTGCGGTGGTATTTGACTTGTTCGATCTTGACTTGTCTTTTTGAAATTCCCATGAGGCTTTGCTTCCTTCTGTCTTTGCCTGTCAGAGTTGGAGTTTGACCTCGACAAAGCTCTGGAAGAGGTACCTATCCACGTCGAGgaccctcctcttccttctccttcACAGCTGGACAGAACATCAGCGTACTACGAAGACCTCCCCCCTCCCCCGACTCCACAGGACGCAAAATCTGCCCCGCTGGCCGAGCTGCCGCCCATGGagcacaaaactctggaacaTCACACCAAATTCCGGCCAAAACCCAAGAGGACGAAACCCGCTCGGCCACACGTAGGTCTCTAACATCCCCAAATCGACCCTGGGATGGATGTTTGGGATTTGTTTTGAGAGTCCTTTTAGTGTAAACTCATCATCAAATAATTGAGCTCTGTTTGTCTCTTTCAGCGGGAGGCCACGGGCGGCTCGGCGCCACAGGAAGCAGAGCCGAACAGCATCATGGGAAAGCTGGACGAGGGCTTGGATGACTTCTTCTCCAAGAAAGTCATTAAACTCGGCTTCAAGTGAGCATCGTGCCAAAACTGTTTTACATATTTTCACTCTTTAAGTaatcttacttttaaaagtaacttaTTACAATAGTAACAGTTCATTACGTTACCTGAAAACAGCAGTTTGCTAAAGTACAAATATGCACATCTTTGTATTTAGCTTGGCAACCgaggctcagggggttgggaagctcatcttgtaaccggaaggttgccggttcgatccccagctctgtctgccttggtcgttgtgtccttgagcaagacacttcacctaccgcctactggtgatggccagaggggcgtGATTtagcagcctcgcttctgtcagtctgccccagggcagctgtggctacaactgtagctgcctccaccagtgtgtgaatgtgagagtgaatgaacagtggaattgtaaagcgctttgagggcctcgaaaagcgctatataaatgcaatccattattattattattgttagccAGATGGTGTAAAGCCTACCGTGCATTTACCTTTGACTGTAGGCTAAATACAGGCTGGAGGACGTTTTGCGGATGTTAGAGACCTGCATGTGACCAGCTGGGATTTGTCCTCTTGAGTTTTGGATAGTGGCAGATGCATGTATTGGTTGGATTTCCTCCACCTCGTCCTCATCTGGTGCTAAACAGCTGTAGGATTGGATATTTTCCAGTCCTACAGCTGTTCAGCTCCATGTCGAGAAGTCAAAGAGACGTAAAcattgttttcccttttttttgtgACATTAAAGTGATCATTTCCCAAATTCAGTTGGTCATGTTGGTTAAGGTTTTCTTATAATTTGAACATGTTTGGCATCAAATTCACTTTTGAGACTGAATAAATTTagattttctcattttgatCATCTCCAGAATTCCCTCTGGGAAAGGTTCGTCCACCAGCACTCAGGAAGGATCGGATAAAAAACGTGAATCCAGGAAGAGTGGTTTCTTTAATCTCATCAAACGAACGTCCCGTTCAGAGAAGAGCCATGGATCTGCCGCCATCACCCCACCTCAAGCTGCCTCTTCTGCCACAGCTGCACCCCTTTCCCCGTGTCCAGTGACTTGGGAGACGACACCGGCATCTCCCACATCACCTGTGAAAATCTGTCCCATTGTGCCGGAGCCCGAGCAGGAACCCCACAGGTCTCACTCTTCGAACCACACAGATTCTGAGATTGAGGCGTCTCCAGCTGCCACCGAACctgcagaggaggagaaagaaaagaagaacgTGGAGAGTAAGGAGAACCTGGAGAAGACAGAGCATCTGGAGAAAGTGGAGAAGAAGGGAAACCCCCATAAACCCCGTCACATCGGAGTTCCTATGATGAGAATGGACCTGATGGCTGAGATGAAGGCCAGGCAGGAGAGAATGGCTGGGAAGAAAGTAGGTGGAGTTTAAAGTTTGGATGCATCATTATCCAAAATATAAGACATGAATGTTCATGGGGTGGACAAAATAATAGGAACAGACCAGTACCACATTACTGCTGAGTGCAGCTACAGTAGTAAAGTAGATTTATCGTCAGAACTCGTCAGAATGATGCAGCGACGTAAGCCGAGCTGCAGATGTTCCTAATGAAAAGGCCAGTAGGAGCGCACTCAGTGACtgaatataaaaatgtctttctctGGTTTCAGACGGAGGCAGCTCACGCACAGGACAAGGTGGACGGTGACAAAGGTTTGTGTCTTTATCATCTTACCTTCAGATGAGGCTGAACATGAAAGGCGGGGCTCCACATGAAATTTGAAATGCCatgaaaaatgtgatgtttcaaGCGTGCTGGCTCTGTGCTGACGGTGCTGTCAATCGTCTTCCTGCAGCCAAGTCAGAAGTCCATCCCGCCGTGCCAGCAGACACTGATGAATCTAAACCAGAGCCATCACCCAGGGCTAAGCCATCTGGTGTCACCCCCAAACCACCCCAGGCTACCAAAGCACCCCTGGTAGCCTGCACCTCTGGACCCCTCAGCCCAGCTAGCCGCCGACCAAGCAGCACCTACGTCTCTGGTAAGCAGGGAGAGGGCGAAGCCACCACTTTGAAGCTGAAAAATATATGCAGTTCCCATTTAAAACCAGACCAAGTGTCTGACTGGTTGATTCCTCTGTGTGTCAGATGAATGTGGCAGTGCTCCAACGGGCAGCTTGTCTCCCaaagcaccacttcctgctccTCGCCTGAAGAGGGCACCATCAGAACAGGAGCGAGCGAGTACCAGCAGCAACCCTGCAGAAGCTCTCTCTCCTCAGAAGGGTTAGTAcctacagcactgtgcaaaagtcttgagtcactctgatttctttatatttttctttcaagcCACCGGACCTCCTTATacttgttttcattgtttttcattGGACACCGTCATTTTCGGTCCAGTCCTGGATGATCTCGTCACAGCTGATGAGACCGATGGACAGAAAAGTGCCGTCATACTTTGGTCCACCGTGCAGTACCGTCTGCACATTTTTCAGCAGAACAATGATCCCACATACGATACCAGTGCAGTAAAACCACTATGGGTCATGgatcggcctccccagagcATGATTGAAGCAGCACATCTTGGTTTCCTTTGCATGGATcagatgtttcaataaatcgcagcacttatttttcattatcctggtaaaatgtaaagaaatgaggcgTCACACAAGACTCATATATGTAAAACCTTTCAATAAACAATTTAAGATAATCAATCTTTATTAAAAGGCATCAATCTCAGTCTATAAACATTATAGTTCaggtattatttatttattacttattttttattgataAGGTGGTTTAAATTCGGCACAGATGGTCACTCAGACGATGTCAGACAGCCACGGCTGCTGAGACGCTTCCCTGCGATGAAGGCTGCACGACTCGCCGCTCTGGCAAAGCACAACACTTAATTTACCAGGTTCCTGCATGTTTAATGGAGGCTTCCAGGGCCATGTTTGACGCCTCCACACGCCACACATGTTACGTCTGAAGCGATGGTCTGTCACACTTAAAGCAGATGCGTTCAATCCCAGCCTGTACTTGATACGTCCAAATGTCACTGTGCGGGGGATTTGGTAGTTTAATGCTTTAGTTGTGTAATTAACGCTCACAGGGTCTCAGTGTTTTTCCTTAAAACAGCGACTCAGCTGCGCGATAAGAAAAAAAGACgacttctcttctttttttaattgttgtgtAAAAAGATGTGATTTTAAAGTCAAAGAGACGAGAAGAAAAGGTCATTTGTACGTTTCGAGGACAGTTTATTGCACTCTTCAGAGTgagtgtgtttcagctgatgAAGCGTTGCAGAATATCTCAGTGTGAACCgcagagttgttgttttaacctcgttcaatattttatttttaaagcaaacttACACCCACTAGCTTTAGGATCACCACAATCCTCTTTATGGAATCTAAACTATCAGAGCtcagcagctaatgctaaaaAGTTTAATCATCAGTTTGCATCCACGTGTTTAATGGGTGCAGATACATGCAACCCTGCACATTAGCACACAAATATTATACCAATTATATATTCACGAAAACTTAAGGAAAGACTGATCTGTTCGTACAATAAGATGTGTAATTTGTCCAATATTATTCTCAGAAGATGTCTTAAAAGGCACAGACACcagcaaacacagagcagaggtCCAGTGGAGGTCGGGACGCCTGTCAATCAAACGGCCTGCGGCAGTTATGCTAAACTGCTTTAAAATTTACTCAAtaataaaaaagcttttttaaaatcatccaCTATGAAGTTATATTGGAAAGATTATTGAGACACTTTTTGCATCAAGCTGTAAACAAACTTTGCATTTTAACAGAAGAGGCTTTGGGGATGGAGCCGCACcttcaagtggccattagaggaactgcactttatttatttccttaattttcattagtttcttTGATACCGTCTTCATCCTGTAGGATAGTACCTTTCTGACTTCCAACACTTACCTTTGCATTCAAACCGGTTCCTAATCAGTCATCGGTAGTTCATATCTGCTGTCCAAGTCCACGCTGGGAAATCAAATGAAGCCGCTGAGAGTTTTCAGCTTCAAATTCGTGTCGGTCTTTACGGACAGTGTGTCCTTCTCTTCCAGCAGGTGAGAGTTCCACAGACGGCGATGTGTTTGATGGATCCGTCGAAGGCGCAGCGTCTGGCGCGGGCAGCCAGCGGTCGTCATCTCTGAAGAGGACAGTCAACCTTTCAGCTGCAAGCGAGGACAACCGAGAGCGCACCAAATCCCTCCCTGCCTACGGTACAACCAGTCACACTTACAATCACTGCATGTTGGTGCTCGATGGATCAGTCAGGAGGATGATCTGCTGTATTCTGTCTCTGCAAAGATGTTTTGAATGCCCAGAGCATCACGAGTAATCTGCAAAACCTCAGGCCACAGCAGCTCGCAGCATCCTCCCTGCTGATTGGGTCTAGTACTGTATGAATAATAATCACATCctctttttataaaaacaagcaaacctcATAGTAAAGTATACAGACTGTATTCCACAGGCTTGAGGTGGTGTTAGAGTGCATCAGTATGATTATCTTTATCACTCTCTGCAGTGAGGCCTCCATCTCTGTCTGACGCACCTCCGAGTCCAGCTGATGAAGAGGCCGATCTTAAGTCTAACAGCAAATCAGAGGACGAGTCCAGTGATGACACGACATCAGTCTGACACCTGTAAGGTGTTTGCAGTCACCTAAATCCTGCTCGGCCACCTTTAAGGAGGCCGATCCCGTTCATACAGACAAAGACACACgtgtaaatatttttctttgtacGTGCAGTGGATGCTGCACTTTGTCATGCTGTTATCAGTGGGACTTTCCCGACCTTGGATTAGTCCCAGCTGTCAAAACAACGTGCACATCAAAACAACCCCACCACTGTTTCTGTCCAAAGCTCTAATAGGACCATAAAGAGCAGGAGGATGGGTTTTATCTGTGGCTGCTTAGATGAACATACTCAGCAATAAAAAGCTCACTTAGTCCAAAGCACTGAGGAAAATGAGTCtgacttgttgtttttgtgcgaCTGTAAGACGGTCAAAGTCTAAAAATCTTTCTTTATTATCTTTAAATCAGCAAATTCAAAGCAGCTGGAAAATTCTCAAACTCATTAGAAGAGCAACAAACTAGTCAAAAAATTCTGTTCTGAATTCTCTGTCGCTCCGTTCTGATAGCGAGATAAATCATAAATCAATCTGCAcattgtgacagtgatgtttcCTCAAAGACACGCGTGTTTGAGAGCGAGTCCACTCCATGGACTTGCAGCAGAAAAGGAACAAACTGAACTCCGGCCTGGAACATTAAAAGCAGTGACTGGAGGTTGGGGATGCTTTATATAAGCAACGTATTAGCTTGTGCCAAATGTAACAGATGTTGATTTATGTGTAAAAGTGCTAGACTCCAGCTCTAATGTCATAAAGCAGCATTAAATATAAGGTTAATGTCCACGACCAGCCAGCAGGCTGAGATGATTCCGGCTGTTcccaggataaaacacagagtaGGGACGATTGTTAAACCAGAAACGATGCGGTGTATTTAATTAGAGCACCATcagattatcattattattatttatttttattttttaatcaagatCGAGATGTAACATTTTAGCGACATAAACGGAGCGTCAGAGGAGCAGTGAGACGATGCTGCGTTTATGTCGAGTGGACTGTAAATGCTGCTTTCGTCCACGTCCACTTCCGACTGCAAACCTCCAATTAGAGCCTTCCAGTCACCGCGGAGGGAAATGATACAGACGCCTCATTTCATCCACAGCTTGGCCTTCAGCCCAGTTGAACAGTGGGTTTGAACCCAGAAAAACAGCTGCTACGCTCATTTTACGTGATGTGAACACAGCAAATAAACCTCAGCAGGTGGAGACAGAGCAGCTCGtgctccttttatttatttgctcaaAGTCAGGCAAAAGTAAGCCAACAAGGAGGATGGTAATATTAAGATTTGAGATGCAAAATTTAAAGCAACAGTTCACCCCAAACTCacgtttgcatgttttcccccACCCTGTATTTCTGGATTGTGTCGGCGTGGGTTCCCCGCTTTTTCTTATTTAGTTTTTCTTGATCATGAAGTGCACAGTAGTTCTTGAAGCACCTGAAAATACACCTGGAAACCTCTTTGCTGAAGTCACGCCCCTGTTTCTCATGAAGTCCACAAACTTTGCTGTGAGCAGTTTCATGTGGGAACTATTTTCTTTCTACCAAACTACAACCATCCAACAGTCTGCTCGGGCAAACGAGCACGTACCCATGTTGGGACGTGATTCCTGTTACGGGATGTAAACGCTGACGAGTCCTCTTGAGCAGAGCTGTAATGTTGGCTGTCTGCGTGCTTCTCTGGGCTGGTAGAGCTATGGTAACCGTTCCCATGTGAAGCTGCTCTTTCCACGGCTCGTGGAGGGTTTTTTATAACGAGCCGGTCATGATGTCTGGAAAAACGCATCACTGCTGAGCTATTCAAAGGTACTGTTTGGCCCTTAGAGCACCCCGAGGTGAGTTCACATCTCTGCAGCTGATCTCTCGGAAAGAATAGCACATTTGATTTGGAGGTGAACTGTCCTGTAATATTTAATTGGTTCTATCTAAATGAAAATAAGCAGTGCGTGTATCCGAAACGTCAAACTGCCTTTGGTAAATGTCACCATCTGTTACTCTTCTGCTATCACGAGTCCATAAAGTTCAGtgtttaaacaaacaaagtgaTTTCTGTTCATCATGTACTGCTGCCCTCACCGATGTATCCTGTAAATATGAGCCGACACTGATTACAGACTAAGAGGGGTTTGTGTTATGTGATTTAAAATCCTTGGTGAtgggtttcttttcttttttatctgtttttatagATTTGCTGTAAATGTGACAGCGCACGGTCAGATATTTCTGTATTTGAATGTTTATAccaataaatattattttacttgtgtctctctctcgctctctttacACGCATGTCTGTTGGGCACTCTCGCTCACCCCTCCCTTCATATATACAGACCACCAAGTCTTTATGCTCATTTGGCTGATTTCAGGCGACGCCTGAGCAGATTTTATTTCAGGGGGACAGAGcgtctttgtctctctgtgaggACGTCGGGCACGTTTGTTTCCTGCCTGTAGACTGGTCTAaagcaccatggacagcacaCTGGACAGACTGGACGCTGCAGGATTCTTACAGATCTGGCAACATTTTGACATAAATGGTAAGAAGGCGAGCTTTTTAATGGACCTTAAATTActaatatatatagatatatgaaCGTATTAAAAAGATATCTGGCATACAAACTGTATAATTGATTTGAGTTTGCTACTGCTTCTAAATACAAAGTGCAAAACTTGACGTGATATGAAACCAGTGAGTTGGGACgatcatgttacagcagcttaaCAAACAGaccaataattaaataaaataatagctTAATAATGTACAGTAATCCATAAAATGGAACAGGACACGAAGAAATGCAAAAGTCCTTAAGCAGAAAATAATGATGGaattcaaataaaagtaaaactaaactacaatcaaatacaaaaataaacgaATAAATTGTTGTGATTGTGATTTGTAGCTGATGGAAGTGAATGtgtgagatgatgatgatacgTGTGAACAGTGCAGGGTTTAATCAAGCTGTTGAGACTTTCTTCAGTTCCAGCTTCAACTTTGTGACTTTAAGAGGAAACTCAGTTTTTATCTGAATTATAACAATTAATTTTAAACAAACTACATTGTTTGGAAAGATTGTAACCGTCGCAGTAAATCCTGTTATGATTCCGCTCTCTGAAAACGGCTCGTGCAGAAGAACTGAACCAGTTTAGCTGGAAGAAAGAAGTGAAA contains the following coding sequences:
- the carmil1 gene encoding F-actin-uncapping protein LRRC16A isoform X3 encodes the protein MSCFHTHTPLSESVREAVGRRVKLTLRQKVQLEVKGDKVENRVLALASHRAFLLTARVPSKVEQSFSYLEIQGIQSNKPTQLVLEHEHGSWSLRLGSAEEVDKVIAHIGSCLHRICPAGVPVKMMRKLNLNPPDRLAALQAIWDEQASADLGPCGGFSHQYWCVCDYLRQPYREEVQWDVDTIYLTQDTKELNLQDFVHLDNKDLIPIITVLEYNQWFTKLSTKDYKLPTDVCDQILRVVARSSRLEELVLDNAGLKSDFAQKLAGALAHNPASTLQTLNLSNNSLEDKGVAALSAQFAKLPMGLKHVNLSRTSMSPKGVNSLCQALCANPIVASTLTHLDLSGNSLRGDDLPNLHSFLSHSNVLETLDLSNSDCCLEQVCSSLLRGSLKHLSVLNMSKTVFSHRKCKDIPPSFKQFFSSAQALTSVSLSGTKLPLEALKSLLLGLGCNPNLSDVSLDLSCCELRSGGSQILEGCIAEIPNITSLDISDNGLDMDLTTLLVWLAKNRSIRHLSLGKNFNNIKTKNVAQVLDNLVHMIQEEESPLTSLSLADSKLKADLSIVLNALGSNTSLTKLDISGNSMGDMGAKILAKALQINTKLRTLVWDRNNLSPQGLQDVAAALEKNYTIRFMPVPIMDAAQALKANPEKTEDALFKMEQYLLRNHETRKYLQEQAYRLQQGIVTTTTQQMMDMMCVRVQDHLNSLRFTETSAVQEDMKVAENLMRDARNSKTLLPNLYHLKSAGSTGTCVGAIQDKLESMAGEIAAVMDDQLQTMLRSMVEAAEALCPNVMKKSSLRQELLKAGGGRMTIPRSFATTTLLEQSGVDIINKISEVKLAVASFLSDRIVDEILESLSRSQHTLADHLIRKDQPLVHHKPHLEMEVLDETVLQPESYDQDQNQDRGNDLDDMDSMMIPKSKRKSILVRMLRPVSVAFELEFDLDKALEEVPIHVEDPPLPSPSQLDRTSAYYEDLPPPPTPQDAKSAPLAELPPMEHKTLEHHTKFRPKPKRTKPARPHREATGGSAPQEAEPNSIMGKLDEGLDDFFSKKVIKLGFKIPSGKGSSTSTQEGSDKKRESRKSGFFNLIKRTSRSEKSHGSAAITPPQAASSATAAPLSPCPVTWETTPASPTSPVKICPIVPEPEQEPHRSHSSNHTDSEIEASPAATEPAEEEKEKKNVESKENLEKTEHLEKVEKKGNPHKPRHIGVPMMRMDLMAEMKARQERMAGKKTEAAHAQDKVDGDKAKSEVHPAVPADTDESKPEPSPRAKPSGVTPKPPQATKAPLVACTSGPLSPASRRPSSTYVSDECGSAPTGSLSPKAPLPAPRLKRAPSEQERASTSSNPAEALSPQKAGESSTDGDVFDGSVEGAASGAGSQRSSSLKRTVNLSAASEDNRERTKSLPAYVRPPSLSDAPPSPADEEADLKSNSKSEDESSDDTTSV